The Oligoflexia bacterium DNA window GTAGGTTTGCTGTGCCCTCATGAATACCAAGATTTTGAACACCTTCCATATTCGTCTTACCGTCTGCATTTCCAAATATTTCCTGTCCAGCGGCATTGAAGTGCACAAAATGTCCAATTTCATGGGCAAGTATAGAAATATCAAGAGCGGGTCTAGGATAGGCAAGAACCATTGTTTTTATTGTCGCATAACCACCTGTAGTTGGCAGACTCACATCTTTGCTTAAGTTGATTTCTAAATCATGAAGCAGGGGCAGGCCAAGTTTTAAAAAAACTGCGTTATAATATTCAAGTGCTTTTGTAGCATAGTAATATGTGTGAACAAAAGCAAAACGCTCATCATTAAGATCAAAACAAAAACAACCTTTATTATCTGATTTAATATTCTCAGGAAGTTTTGCAAAATGAATTAATTTATTTTGAAGCACTCCACCTGAGAACTCAGGCAGTACAACTTCAATAGAAATAGGATTAGTATCTTGAAAGATGGCAATTTGGCCGTGCACAACATTAGAGGCAAAGCTTGAGCTGGATACTAAAAAACTAAGGCTTGAAATAATGTTTAATGCCCAATTTCTAAACACGTTTACCTCGTTCATTCCTATTAATTTAAAAACAGCCACAACTTATATCTCACTTTCAAATAGGAAGGAAGATGCTATTCATGAAGTGATTGACTTCAATCTAAACTTGTGAAGAATCTTTCTACTGTAAAGAATTTGCAAAAGGGGGAATCATGAAATTTCTATTTATATTAGCCATCTGTATTTTTACAAACGTGAGCAGTTTAGAAGCAGCTCAACACTTAATGGCTACTTCTGAAATGGATGTTATATCGCCAAAATCCTGTGAAGAACTTACCAATCAAACAACAGGTACAACAGCGCTCTATAGGCAAATCATTAATAAATTTCAGAACGTAGGCGAATACATGTCTCAGTCCACAAATGTTTGTCAGGTAGATGCCACAGGCATGAATCACCTTACCTTTTACATGCTTATTATCGGAGATACACAAAATGCTCGATTTAAAAAGATTCTTGAATTAGTACGAGTGACACCTTTTGAAAATACACAACACATTCTTCGTACACCTACAAAAGTCATAGGTTATAAAACAGCCTCTACAGTAAAAAATAATATGTACATTTATAGAACACCAACAGCCAAAGAGGTATATGCAAACGGCATTGACGGCGCATTAGATGAGATTCGATCTATGCAATATGCCTTTGATCACGATACTGGTGTTGCATTTACAAAATTGGATAATATTTTTGGAAATCAAATTGGGATAGAGCTGGAAACTTCGTGGGTAGAACACCCAGGTTCAGCTGTTTTTTACCATGTTTTTCCAAGCTTTGAATTCGAAAATGGCGATAAGATTTCTGGTGTCTTAGGCTGGTATGCGGAGCGCGCACCTTTAAATTAGGTGTGTACGTTAGAATATAAACGCCTTAGTTTTTCAACCAGGGTATTTCGATTTCTATGCAAATTCACCGTTCTTTTAATAAATAGTTTCGGACTGATGTTTGTTTCGAAATACAACGTGAAACGAGCACCACAAGATTACACCTATAGAGTTAGGCTTCTATTAGATGCCTAACTTCATAGGGTGATAAATTCTGACTTAAGAAAATGAAGTCCGCAAGCGCGACTTAGTCAATAAGCCTACATATCTGATGATGGATTTCTAGAATCGATTGTGGGCATTTGTGTGTTTGTCTGCGCAACACCTTGTGAGGGCCACGGAGGTAGAGTTTGAAGGGAAGGTTGGAGTGCTGCTAAAAAAACGGACATCATCGTTGTCGGGACTGGTTCAGCTGATGGAAATTTTTTTCCAAGAGGGTCAATGTAGCGGCCATTTTGGAAAAATTCAAAATGCAGATGGGGCGCTGTTGATAAGCCAGTAGTGCCCACATGACCGATAACTTGGCCTTGGCTGACGCGAGCACCTTGGCGCACATTGATGCGACTTAAATGTAAATAAGCAGTTTCGTATACAGAGTTATGGCGAATTTTTATCGTGTTTCCACCGCCGCCACGAAAGCCTGCGATTTGCACAACGCCATCACCAACTGCGCGAATGGGTGTGCCGGTGGGTGCAGCGTAATCAACGCCTAAGTGTGGGCGTCTGATTTTTAAAATAGGGTGAAATCTAGCTTTTTGAAAACGTGATGAAATGCGCCCAAAACGCATGGGTGTTCTTAAAAACATTCTACGAAGACTTGATCCGTCGGGTGCAAAGTAACCTAAATCTTTGCCTTCTTGACGAAAGAGGATGGCGATATTTTTTTCGCCCACATTTTCGTATTCAGCTGCGAGGATCTTACCCCATCCGAAAGGTTGGCCATGTACGAGTCTTTGTTCTACCGATAAACGCCAACGATCATTAGGGCGAACTTCTCTGGCGAAATCAACTTGCCATGCGAAAATTTCAGCTAGCTCAGAAATAAGATTTGGATCCATACCTGCATTTTCTGCAGAACCCCAAAGTGTATCGGTAACAATGCCTGCATAGGTGACAAGTTTTATCTCAACAGTTTCGCGAATTATTTTTGCACTCCAGATAAGGGCTTTGGTTGTAGTATCAGTCTCTTTTTTAATTTCTAAAAATTCTTCTGGCGAAAATTTAAAAGTAATTCCTCTTAATTCTTTACTAGGTTCTGGTTCGCGAAAAAGTTGATATTTTGTACCAGCTCTAAGTTTGTTCAAATTAAAGTGTGGTTTGGTATTTTCAACGATTTGATGGATATCAAACCCTGTGAGTCCGGCTTCTTGCAAAATATCAAAAGCTGTTTTGTTTTTTTTCAATTCATACGGATATATTTCAGCTCTTGCTGCAGCTTGTGGATCTGTAGAGGGGATATCGTTTAGTCCGTAACCTGAGAGTTTGCGGCCACCAAAATAAATTCCAAAGCTGAACATCAAAATAACAAGGCAGAGGACGGTAATTTTTTTGAAACCAAGTTTTTTTACTTTTTCCATTTATCGATTATAAACAGAAAATTTCTTGCCCGACCAGTCAAGAATGCTTAAATATCGACACAGCGCGCGTGTCAGTGCGCGCTTTCGAAGTCCATTAACGCCTTTTCAGCAGCGAAATTCTTTTCAAAATGGAGACCTTGCTCAACGGGTAGGTCGAATTCGCCCCATGCTTTCCATCCACCTTCCATCTCGAGTACAGGAAAATCGTGAGAGGCAAAATGGTAAGCGGCTTTTGCACCCAAATGACATACATGTGAATAGCAATAAATCACGTTAGTTTGATCTTTTTTGAGAAGTGTCAAATCACCCCATTTTTCTTCTGGAATGTTTAAAGCGCCTGGAATGTGGCCCATCTCAAAATCAACCGCACTTCGTACATCAATGATGTGTGGCGCTTCACCTTCATCCATTAGATGTTTTATTTCCATTGGGCTAGCTGTGAAGTTTAATTTATTCTCAAAAAAATCTTTTGCTCTCTGAGGATCGAGTACTTTAAGAGTATTTTCCATAAAGTCGCTCACTTTCTTGTCTAAGGTTTGACAATATTCATTATGAGAAAGCAAATATGACGCCAAAAAACTGTCATTCGAAAATGGGAAATTTTGCCCCGTAACACGGAGATTATGTAGTGTATAAAAAAACCACCAGTGTATAGTTGACGGTTAGTAAAAGGTGGTGGATATTCCTATCGGATGAATCAGAACATGACTCAAAAAATATTAATCATTGATGATGATCAATCCATCAGAGAATCAGTATCTGAACTTCTTATTTCTGAGGGACATGAAGTTGTCACTGCAGCCAATGGCCTTGATGGGCTTGATCTACTTAAAAAAAATAAAATAAAACTTGTGATCGTTGATTTAAGAATGCCCATCATGGACGGTTGGGAGTTTAAACAAAGTCTCGATGCTGATCCTAGTTATAAAGAACTTCCTGTTTTTGTTTTCAGTGCAACTCCTGATTATCGACCACCAGGTATCACGGCTACAGGTTTTATTACAAAGCCGGTAGATATTGAAGAGCTGCTCCGAATGCTCGCGCCTTATTTAAAACATTAAATAATCAATTATTTCGCGAATTAGAAAATCCTGATTGTAATTTTTTAAGTTTGTTTACGTATGCATGAGGATTGTGTGCCCCACAATTTCCGATTGATGCTAATTGAAAACGGTTGCGCACGAATTGTTCTCCGCGCTGTGGCCCACAAAGATGAATGATGGCCGCTAGCTCTTGTTTTTGTTGAGTGTTTGGTGGAGCTCCTCGATATCTTTTTATTAATTTTGTTACATGATAATCTAAATAGGCTGCTGTCATTTCAATTGCATGACTGGGAATTAATCGGTTGTATGCAAAGTTAAACCAACACGAACCAATTTCATACCATGGACCATCTTTTACGACTTCTCCATTGTGAATGCAGAATCTTTTCATTTGGGCATAAGTTCCATCTGTAATTTGAAACAAACCAGCAGCACTTGAAGCGGGTGCAAAAATTTTAAATGGATTTGTAGAAAACGACCATTGCCAATATGTACGTGCTATTGGATTTCCTTGAGTTTCAGTTTGCGCAAGAGCTGCCAAAAAATCTGAAGTTATAATTGATGTAGAGTGATCTTTGAAGTCAGATCCTAGATTTTGCCACGTATTTCGTGGACTGTTATAGAAATGAGAGTCGAAAAGTCCAATGACTTCTGAGGGCTTATTGATGGCGTGATAACACCAGTTGATGGTAAAAAAACTAGGGATCGCTATGACCCAAAATTTTAACCAGGCAAGTTTTTTTTTGCGTTTAGTCGCCATTTATTAAGTATATGTGAAAATGCGATTTATAGTCATCTATCATAGATAATCTCAATGCCATTTAGACTTTGGCCGAGATTTGTTGTAAATAAAACCCCTATGAAGTGTATTTCGATTGTTTTCTTTTTAATGAGTTTTATGAGTCAAAGTAGCGCTCAGCAAATCGTCGTGGAAGGAGCCTTGCAGTTGAATGAGAAATCTCAATGGTTTGAAGTAGCGCATCAAAGTAAGGGGGTAATCTTACTTGCTCACGGGCTTAATATGAAGCCTTCTAAAATGGATTCACTATCTAAGTTTTTTCACTCCGAAGGTTACGATGTCTATCGCATAGCACTCAGTGGTCATCGCGGAGATCTTCAAGAAATGCGAGAGGTCACTAAAGAAAAATGGAAAACTGAAAGTCTTCAGCATTACGAAGAAGCGAAAAAACTGGCGCTGTCTAAAGCAGTGCCCTTGTACTTTGTGGGTTTTTCACTTGGCGGTTTGCTTTATCAAGAATTGATAAATACAGAAACACATATCATCTTTGAGCGAGTTGTCCTTTTTGCACCGGCAATATCAATGCATGCACGCACGCAGCTTTTAAAAGCTGTTCGCATATTTAAACCTCAGCTCATGATATTTAGCATGAGCCCCATTGAATACCGCGCCAATGTCGAAGGTACTTCTGTGGGTGCGTATAATGTTCTATTTAATGCGATCTCAAATCTTAGAATGCAGAACTTTAAAGCCTCAAATATTCCAACTTTACTTTTCATCGACCCGAAAGACGAGGTGATTAGTTATAAAGGAATAATGAAAATAAAAAATCAGTTTCAATTAGATCAATGGAATTTGGTCGAGGTCACTAACTCTAGCTCGACACTTTCACAATCAATGCATCATATTATTACAGATGAAGCTGCTGTCGGCACAAGTCAGTGGAATATAATTAAAGATTTAATACGCCAACATTTTAATTATTTTGGAAGTCCTCGAAGATAATTATTTACTCCGTGAAGAACTTCTTGAGGAATTTCGTGTCCTCCGCTAAAAGTTTGTAATTTTCCTTTAAGCCCCGCATCTAAAAGAGTTTTCTCTAAGGCTTGTGCGCCTTGAAGTCCGAGTAGGTCGTCGCGAGTTCCATGACTTTGGTAAAAAGAAAGTCCTGTGCGATTTTTTGCTTTTTCGGCCCAAATTTTTCCATCTAACAATGCGCCTGACATAATGATGAGCCCTTTTGGTGGTTCAGGTGCATAGAGTGTTAACGCTGTAGCAAGCATTGCACCTTGGCTAAAGCCTCCGAAGATTACTTGGGAAAGAGGAATGTTTAAGGTTTTAAGCATTTCAAAAACTTTTTCTCTGGCTTGTTTAATTCCAGGTGGTGTTGTGTTTGAAAGATCTCGATGTGTGCCTTCAGCACGCGCTCTATCAAGTGCTTCAATATCAATCGGAAACCACGCCCGTGCTGAAAAATGAGGTCCCAGTTCGACTTCCATTGTTCCGTTAGGAAACAACCAAGTTGTGCCCGGGGGGGCTGAAATAACATTTGCCAGTGGAACTAAATCAGTGGCGTCTGCACCATAGCCATGGAAAAAAACTATACACGGGCTTTTGGGTTGCCCTGGAATTTCGATAACTTCAAGAGAGCCGATTTTTCTCATTTTTGAAGGTCGTGCCATGATGTACCTCGTTCATTCTTGTTAAGATAAAATTAATATCAGAAACACTTTTTGTTTTTTTGATTTCATCAAACCATAGAAGCTCACGTCTCTGGTTTGCCATTTTAAGCCATTGTTTAATACGACAAACCGTATATTGAGTATCGGGAGATTTATCTTTGGTGAGGTCAATAAAACGTGTGAGAAGTGGTGCCCAGTCAGATATTTCAATGCCGATGGGGTGAAGATCTTGTGCCGCAATAGATAATTTTGAGTGAATGGGTAAACCTAGTTCATGTGCAATTTGATGTTGTAATGATGGATTCGCTAATGCGCCTCGACCAATCATGAAATGTTCACAATTTGTTTCAACTTGGCATTTTTTAAAATCTTCTAAGGTCCAAATTTCCCCATTTGCAACAACGGGTATACTAAGTTGTTTTTGTACTTCGCCGATGTATTTCCAGTGAGCTGGTGGTGCGTAGCCTTGGGTTTTTGTGCGTGCGTGAATGGTGATCCAGCTGGCTCCACCATCTTGGGCTTTTTTTGCATTGGTAAATATGGAATCCATATTATCCCAACCTAAACGAAGTTTTGCTGAAACGGGAATGTGAGATGGAACTGCCTCGCGAACTGCTTTTACAATTTCTTTAATGCGTTCAGGGTATTTTAAAAGTGTAGCGCCGCCATCGTTGCGATTCACTGTGGGTGCGGGGCAGCCAAAATTAATATCAATTGCCAAAGCTCCAAGTTCAATTGCAGTTTGAGCACTTTTTGCCATCAGTTCGGCATTGCCACCCAGTAGTTGAATTTGAACGGGTACTTGTGAAAAAGTTTTTGCACCATGATTTAATTCGGGGGCGTGTTTGAGATAAACTTTTTTGGGTAAAAGTTCTTGGCTGATGCGTAAGAATTCAGCGACACAATAGCTAAATCCACCGCGTTCTGTGAGTAAAGTGCGCATGGGATAATCCGTCACTCCCTCCATTGGAGCGAGAACAAGGGCTGGTTTGTTTTTCTCAATCCAATTAAAACTCATCTGTTGATGTATTTGTGAAGTTCAGAAATATCAGGAAGATTTCCAATGCGTTCATTGGTATTTCCTTTTTGCTGAGTGCCTGTTTTTCTTAATGCTTCACGCATTTGTAATGGGGTTAAGAGCTTACCTTCAGCTTTAGCGATTCCAGAGAGTGCAGCAACTACGCCGGCTACAATAGCTGTTGCACTTGAGGTGCCTGAAAAACGTGCTGTGTAATTGTTGGTGGGATTGGTTCCATAAAGATCGCCAAAACCAGTAGTCGTAACATCTTCACCGTAACCAAAAGCGTCGATTCGATTGCCAAAATTTGAAAGCCATACGCGACTCAGATGATTAAAACTTGTAGGTGGAGCACCAGCGCCAACTAAAACCGCTCCTGAATCTCGTACTTGAATATCAAAGGCTCCTAAATTTGCTTTGTCATCAAGACTGCTTGAACCATTTGCTCCAGCTGCTACGACATAAATACCTTTAAGTGAAGCAGTCTTTACCGCATTGAAAATCAATTCCCAATATTCAGCGGGGACATAACTAATGGGTCCTCTAGTTTGTTGTTCGATTATAAGAACATCGCCGGCAGATAACTGTGTGGTGGCTAATTCAATTGCACGCGCTGCAGATGAAAAATAATTTCCATCTCCGCTACTATCTACAGTGCCTGAAAATCCAAAAGCTGATTCGTGGGCAATTCCTGTTATTCCAGTGCCATTGTTTTTACCAGCGACTACGCCCCAAACGGCAGAGCCGTGTTCAAGGTTTAAGTTAGAATCACTACTCCAAAACGGAAGGTTAAAATCTTCGTGGTTTGCGATCCAACCCCTTTCAATATCGATTATTTTAATTCCTTTGCCTGTGCCACCGGGTGTTGCCCAGCCGTATTTAGCGTTTACACCTTGAGGTGCGGATTCTAAATAATTTTGTCGGTCTTGAAAATCTGGAGTGGAATCAAAACCGGGAGTAAAATCAAGTGTGTCCTCGATTTGTGAAGTTTTAGTTACGTGACTGAGATTTAATTTTGATTCAGAAATCACAGTGTCAAACAACTCAGGCTCAAAGTATGCGTAGGCAATATTGTGATCTGCATAGAGTGATTCTAGAAGTGCCTTGGCTTGGTCTTGTGTGGGTGCTTGAGTAAAATAATAATAATAATAATTTTCAAGATTAGGTGGTTTTATAGTTTTTGCGAAATGCGATGGCACATTGGGATATCTTTTTTTACCGCTTAAAAACACCGGCTCTACTTTGTACGAAATACTTGTGTTGAGTTTAAATTGACTTTTGTTAATGGGTGCTGATTTTCCAAAGATATTAGAATTAAGTATGTCTTTAAATTTTATCAGTAATATTTTTTCTTGAACGTACCCGTTTTTAAACATTGTTATTGATTCTTCAAGTGTATGCGCAAATGTTGAGGTCGTTAAATGGATATTGAGAATTATTAAAAGCAGAATTCTAAAATTTGAAATTTGCATATTTATTTTATCCTCACGGAGGGGCGTGTCCATATAAACACCAATACACATAAAATTATCGATGCGATCACAATTTTAATAGTTTGTGAGATCGGGCCCCAGATCAAGGGGTAACTTATAAGTACAAAAATCATAATGGTAGCTGCGATTTTTGCTTGGAGCTCAATGACTCCGTGTCGTTCCCAATCTTTTAACATGGGCCCGATATGGGGAAGTGAGATGAGCCAATGATGAAGTTTGGGTGAACTTTTTGAAAAACAAAGTGCTGCTAAAATTAAAAACGGAACACCAGGAATTAATGGTAAAATAATTCCTAAAATACCCAAAGCTACAAATATAAAACCTAGAGCAGTTAAAATG harbors:
- a CDS encoding peptidoglycan DD-metalloendopeptidase family protein, producing MEKVKKLGFKKITVLCLVILMFSFGIYFGGRKLSGYGLNDIPSTDPQAAARAEIYPYELKKNKTAFDILQEAGLTGFDIHQIVENTKPHFNLNKLRAGTKYQLFREPEPSKELRGITFKFSPEEFLEIKKETDTTTKALIWSAKIIRETVEIKLVTYAGIVTDTLWGSAENAGMDPNLISELAEIFAWQVDFAREVRPNDRWRLSVEQRLVHGQPFGWGKILAAEYENVGEKNIAILFRQEGKDLGYFAPDGSSLRRMFLRTPMRFGRISSRFQKARFHPILKIRRPHLGVDYAAPTGTPIRAVGDGVVQIAGFRGGGGNTIKIRHNSVYETAYLHLSRINVRQGARVSQGQVIGHVGTTGLSTAPHLHFEFFQNGRYIDPLGKKFPSAEPVPTTMMSVFLAALQPSLQTLPPWPSQGVAQTNTQMPTIDSRNPSSDM
- a CDS encoding rhodanese-like domain-containing protein — translated: MLSHNEYCQTLDKKVSDFMENTLKVLDPQRAKDFFENKLNFTASPMEIKHLMDEGEAPHIIDVRSAVDFEMGHIPGALNIPEEKWGDLTLLKKDQTNVIYCYSHVCHLGAKAAYHFASHDFPVLEMEGGWKAWGEFDLPVEQGLHFEKNFAAEKALMDFESAH
- a CDS encoding response regulator, which produces MNQNMTQKILIIDDDQSIRESVSELLISEGHEVVTAANGLDGLDLLKKNKIKLVIVDLRMPIMDGWEFKQSLDADPSYKELPVFVFSATPDYRPPGITATGFITKPVDIEELLRMLAPYLKH
- a CDS encoding lytic transglycosylase domain-containing protein — encoded protein: MATKRKKKLAWLKFWVIAIPSFFTINWCYHAINKPSEVIGLFDSHFYNSPRNTWQNLGSDFKDHSTSIITSDFLAALAQTETQGNPIARTYWQWSFSTNPFKIFAPASSAAGLFQITDGTYAQMKRFCIHNGEVVKDGPWYEIGSCWFNFAYNRLIPSHAIEMTAAYLDYHVTKLIKRYRGAPPNTQQKQELAAIIHLCGPQRGEQFVRNRFQLASIGNCGAHNPHAYVNKLKKLQSGFSNSRNN
- a CDS encoding alpha/beta hydrolase — encoded protein: MNEKSQWFEVAHQSKGVILLAHGLNMKPSKMDSLSKFFHSEGYDVYRIALSGHRGDLQEMREVTKEKWKTESLQHYEEAKKLALSKAVPLYFVGFSLGGLLYQELINTETHIIFERVVLFAPAISMHARTQLLKAVRIFKPQLMIFSMSPIEYRANVEGTSVGAYNVLFNAISNLRMQNFKASNIPTLLFIDPKDEVISYKGIMKIKNQFQLDQWNLVEVTNSSSTLSQSMHHIITDEAAVGTSQWNIIKDLIRQHFNYFGSPRR
- a CDS encoding esterase, with product MARPSKMRKIGSLEVIEIPGQPKSPCIVFFHGYGADATDLVPLANVISAPPGTTWLFPNGTMEVELGPHFSARAWFPIDIEALDRARAEGTHRDLSNTTPPGIKQAREKVFEMLKTLNIPLSQVIFGGFSQGAMLATALTLYAPEPPKGLIIMSGALLDGKIWAEKAKNRTGLSFYQSHGTRDDLLGLQGAQALEKTLLDAGLKGKLQTFSGGHEIPQEVLHGVNNYLRGLPK
- a CDS encoding tRNA-dihydrouridine synthase family protein, with product MSFNWIEKNKPALVLAPMEGVTDYPMRTLLTERGGFSYCVAEFLRISQELLPKKVYLKHAPELNHGAKTFSQVPVQIQLLGGNAELMAKSAQTAIELGALAIDINFGCPAPTVNRNDGGATLLKYPERIKEIVKAVREAVPSHIPVSAKLRLGWDNMDSIFTNAKKAQDGGASWITIHARTKTQGYAPPAHWKYIGEVQKQLSIPVVANGEIWTLEDFKKCQVETNCEHFMIGRGALANPSLQHQIAHELGLPIHSKLSIAAQDLHPIGIEISDWAPLLTRFIDLTKDKSPDTQYTVCRIKQWLKMANQRRELLWFDEIKKTKSVSDINFILTRMNEVHHGTTFKNEKNRLS
- a CDS encoding S8 family serine peptidase, with the translated sequence MDTPLREDKINMQISNFRILLLIILNIHLTTSTFAHTLEESITMFKNGYVQEKILLIKFKDILNSNIFGKSAPINKSQFKLNTSISYKVEPVFLSGKKRYPNVPSHFAKTIKPPNLENYYYYYFTQAPTQDQAKALLESLYADHNIAYAYFEPELFDTVISESKLNLSHVTKTSQIEDTLDFTPGFDSTPDFQDRQNYLESAPQGVNAKYGWATPGGTGKGIKIIDIERGWIANHEDFNLPFWSSDSNLNLEHGSAVWGVVAGKNNGTGITGIAHESAFGFSGTVDSSGDGNYFSSAARAIELATTQLSAGDVLIIEQQTRGPISYVPAEYWELIFNAVKTASLKGIYVVAAGANGSSSLDDKANLGAFDIQVRDSGAVLVGAGAPPTSFNHLSRVWLSNFGNRIDAFGYGEDVTTTGFGDLYGTNPTNNYTARFSGTSSATAIVAGVVAALSGIAKAEGKLLTPLQMREALRKTGTQQKGNTNERIGNLPDISELHKYINR
- a CDS encoding YbaN family protein encodes the protein MNYILTALGFIFVALGILGIILPLIPGVPFLILAALCFSKSSPKLHHWLISLPHIGPMLKDWERHGVIELQAKIAATIMIFVLISYPLIWGPISQTIKIVIASIILCVLVFIWTRPSVRIK